The window AAAGAaccgaaaattgtaaatgatTACCATTCATTTTTGAGAGTTCAAAACCAATGTAGGTCtctttaagattttatttGAGTGTCTCATTACtcaaatatctcaattttggTGATCTTCTTACACTTGTATAAATAACAAGTTAACTATCAAGTACctaaaacaatacaaacaaatcTACTAAGGTTGTTATCATACAATTAAACATATTAGAATATGGGCCCAAGAAAGGCACTCAACCGAATCCAGTATTCAATTCTGATGCAGTCGAAGCAGTTAGATAAATGAGTCATCAACTGTTGACTTATAGCAGCTTTTGTATAAAGAATAAGGCTGGATCTTGTTTCAAGCTTCAAGACATGAAATGAAGGTGACTCATGCTTGCCTCAGTTTTCTCTTCTAATAATAACTGTAACATGGGACTTCTTCGAAGATGAAACTTGCTTTGAACCTAAAAAAAGGTTGTTAGTGAAGGTTAAATggataaaaagttaattaaaaaaatgaattaattcttatttataataaatgaattgatttacaagtttgaaaatttaaattgtttgatttgtggttaaaaattaacataaatattacaagattgtttataaatatatttacaaaaatctaTATTTACAAGTTCAATatgtaataaaacattataatatacaattcatttaaaattctcttcaaatctaatttaataattatattcacGATAACCCTGAAATTTAAAACAGTAACAGGGATTTCTTTTTTGGGTTTGGATCGAGTTTTAtcgtacattttttaatgGGAGTGAAAAAGGACgcatttacaattattttttacaaattctttCAGTTATTTCTTCGAAAAGTGGGAATAGGAATAAAGATGGGACAGGAAGAGGCGGCAactaacaataacaattatttacaaataatctataaatacatgattacgtttttttttttgtatttcgaATTGAAACAGAatgaaaaacaacaacaaaaaataaagaattaaaaaaaaaaagattaaaattaaacaagaaattttaaaatgatgtaaaaaaatcGCAATCTGTAATTTATATTCACTTTTTTAACTGAAATCAAAACCGGAAAAAgtctattaatttattagttaggcagtgtgtttaaaaataaattttttttatctaaattcaatatcaaaaagttttttacataaaaaagaaaaacaagaacCAAagaggattttaaaaaataacaattttctctttttgagataacatcATCTCCGTTTTCGAACTAAATTCatcaatttatttcttttgttgttcttttttaCACAATTTTAACTCATTCTGTGTTATATGTTAAATCACTAGCCCCACGATCCGTCGTTTCCAAAGGTCGGACCCAAAAAATGATAACCGGAAGAAGAAAAAACCGCCAACGTAGTCGTCGGTCATCATCACCGTCATCGTTATCATCGTCATCATCATCACCTTATTACTTCTTTGTAATTGAGTGAGGGCGTCGCTATCACCTTGGCAACGACGACgccgatttaatttttggttccgTCAATCACTATCGGACATaaccttttttcttttttttgccTGTTTAGGTTTTACTATTTCTTCTTCCTGTtaacatttaaagaaaaaaattataatgctGACGATTAAATTGcgcataaacaatttctttaagaGTTCATTTCAAGTTTATATTGATTATTCTGACTCGACCGGtttctacttaaaaaacaCCCGTCATCAGGAGCGTATAAAGTCCTTTATGTCCGTATTTTGTGGACAATGTACTTAATAACATAAGCCGGAAGTAAGTTTTAAATGAGAAGACGAAAGAGATAAAAGTTGACAAACAAAATACCAAGAAATAGCTGCTTTGGCTTAATCAGGTACAATTAATGCCATATCAACCTAAACCTGGATAACATGTATAAAAAACGACTCAACCACAAGGGGGTCTGCTTGATCAAGTAATATGATGTATTCTCTGCTTAAGTATAACCAGGCACAATTAACGCCATATCAACCTGAAGTTTGATAGCGTTTAcagtaacaaaaaaagaactttTCTTGGAAAAGATCGACATAATAGAGATGCAAAGAGCTAGTTATTGGTGGCTATCATCTCTGAGTCTTTGGCTCAATTCACATCATTTAGTATTGAACAACTTTGTGAGCATTCTCAACTTGCTTTTTGTAATAAtgttatttcattataatGTCTTAAACCAAAGGTCTCTAGGAATGATATTATAATCGCCATGAATCTTCCTGTTTCTTCAACATACTTCCTACAGctaaaagaaaatcttaacAAAGATAAGACATAAAGTATTAAATCCATTCACCATGAATTGGActaaaaatttgattcaataatattaaaaaaaatctcaccTCACTACTTTCTTCTGAACTCTCTGAGATCTCTTTGACAGGCCTCTTGGGTGCCGATTTCGCAGCGGGTTTCCTCCCCCGTCCAGGTCCCCTTTTGACGACCGCCGTCGTGTCCTCCTCTTCTTCCGTTAACGCGAAGAGGTCCGCGAAAAGTTTCTTTTGACCGTCCGTACTATTATTTTGCGCCACATTAAGCGCCCTTTGCATCGAATCCAAAGCAAACAACCCCAACAACCCTTCCTGATGTTGCTGCTTTTCACAACAGTTTAACCTCAACAAATCCAAATGTCCCAAAACTTGATCGGCACTCGGCACCGCGGCACTAATTTTCGCCCGTTTTCGTTTATTCGGTGACGTAGCCGGATATCGAGTGCTTAAAAGTGTCGCGATTAATTCGCCAAGTTTGTCCAAATCACTATCGCACCAATATTTTATCATCGTGAACACAAACGGATCACAATTATTACGAATATCGCgcgaaaataaatgttttatcgTATCCGATGTTGGTTTATCTTGTTTTAGCATCAGTGTAATTGAAGTTAAAGCTTCCGGATGTTCCCGATAatttaaatgtgttaaaattggGGTGATCGTATCAATTGAAATATCATGGGCTTGAATTAATTGccaaaaaaagaattgttcGATGCTCTCCCACGTTAAActcgtttttaataaattctgtAACGAAtcgtttttaaacattattaatttcccGCGTAAAATATCACCGATTAAATCTTGTAATTGCCCCGCATCTATCGACGAGATTATCACCCGTAATATTTGAGCGTTATTTAACGTTTGTTGTTTAAAGTCTTTGTACAAATCGGGAACGATCCAcatcattaaattaatatcgttGATATGACACGCGTTTAAATCGTCGTAAAGTGAGTTATcgagttttttttcaatcgtttgacaaaaatctttataaatggAGGTTTTAAGCGGAGTTTTTTTCACTTTTAAGTAATAAAGTAATAAGTAACCTAGGTTTGTTTGGGAATTTGCTAACTCCCCaatgaattttatgattttttctcGAGATTTTGTATTAAGTAGTGGTTCAAAAAGTGCGAAAATTGGAGATTTAATACTAGATAACAGGGAATCGTCGGTTAAAGTGTTTGGAAAAAAATCAGTTCGAAAAAAATCGGTTGTTAgcaaagtttttgaaataattggaAATAATTCTTCGTCGGTTTCGATAATGTTTTTCATgatttcttctaaaatttcgTAACGTTTTATAGaatctttttcaaattgtaatttatttaacgCGATTTTTAGTGGTCCATCTACTTCGGGTTTatcttgaattttttcttttaatcttaCTTTAGCTAAGGGGATGTCGTCATCGTCGGTGTCTTCTTCGGTTTGTATCAAGAGTGGTTCATCTTCTTCGTCGCTAAAAACCGGATCTTCGTGATTATTGATATTgttaaattgattttcatcgtcgtctatttttaatatcggGTAATCAGCCTCGCTTTTCGGATTTGATTCGATAACAACACCCTGGCAAAATTCTTTGAACGTTTCCCGAATCATGTTTCTCAATTCGCGATCCAATTTTGCGTTATCGAATAAAGGCACCAATGAGGGTAAAACCCGTTTATCTAAAATTTGTCTTAATGATGAAAAAATCCCG of the Onthophagus taurus isolate NC chromosome 10, IU_Otau_3.0, whole genome shotgun sequence genome contains:
- the LOC139431480 gene encoding integrator complex subunit 3 homolog, whose product is MEQVKTSQSRLFVTSVVENKDDLEEKFERSYQLVQSLTSGLSDKEAHDALNNALLKDKGYEEVSFGLLVIILTEPQNAAKCYHDLTLITRDGFGLILTHLSQLVLDRYLRFNDVVKNQLLWLLREMIRNSVSNVDNLCWNLMRHAAGGDVSVKNITLIDKLLDVFIEFRAWLDKFPLLLASVVYTYLRLIEDHNSPNLLQLKQKEIHFLIGVLRERFHECLVLGRDLVRLLQNVARIPEFEQLWKDILGSPKSLSPSFNGILQLLQTRTSRRFLQSRLTPEMERKLVFLTSQVRFGNHKRYQDWFQRQYLSTPESQSLRCDMIRFIVGVIHPTNELLCSDIIPRWAVIGWLLTTCTSSVAASNAKLSLFYDWLFFDSEKDNIMNIEPAILVMHHSMRSHPAVSATLLDFLCRIILNFYPPLTEKVRNGIFSSLRQILDKRVLPSLVPLFDNAKLDRELRNMIRETFKEFCQGVVIESNPKSEADYPILKIDDDENQFNNINNHEDPVFSDEEDEPLLIQTEEDTDDDDIPLAKVRLKEKIQDKPEVDGPLKIALNKLQFEKDSIKRYEILEEIMKNIIETDEELFPIISKTLLTTDFFRTDFFPNTLTDDSLLSSIKSPIFALFEPLLNTKSREKIIKFIGELANSQTNLGYLLLYYLKVKKTPLKTSIYKDFCQTIEKKLDNSLYDDLNACHINDINLMMWIVPDLYKDFKQQTLNNAQILRVIISSIDAGQLQDLIGDILRGKLIMFKNDSLQNLLKTSLTWESIEQFFFWQLIQAHDISIDTITPILTHLNYREHPEALTSITLMLKQDKPTSDTIKHLFSRDIRNNCDPFVFTMIKYWCDSDLDKLGELIATLLSTRYPATSPNKRKRAKISAAVPSADQVLGHLDLLRLNCCEKQQHQEGLLGLFALDSMQRALNVAQNNSTDGQKKLFADLFALTEEEEDTTAVVKRGPGRGRKPAAKSAPKRPVKEISESSEESSEEEEIVKPKQAKKRKKVMSDSD